Proteins encoded in a region of the Panicum hallii strain FIL2 chromosome 3, PHallii_v3.1, whole genome shotgun sequence genome:
- the LOC112885528 gene encoding uncharacterized protein LOC112885528, whose protein sequence is MDLTGVCNKSNEDATRLHWQTSSSSSEGSGEEDSSSDDNPSTPIPPRQRKTSDELDADYIPNEEEVSNEEKKEEACSTGNTEEAPVAESSVSQKRKRGPRGPNQLKAGAVMYITKLNAEGFPEEPLDVVTKFRNACGAIVRDIVPITLQKWKDLDEDTRNRLWTKLSESFRVPKGTEDAVRKSMLSAMARRFRGWKVEMNRDFVKKNRVPPPKKMGKITQAQWEEFVRQKTEPKAKELSETNSQRAKKNKHPHRLGSTGYLPKAMEWNRIIEEAMANGTLDPLLKDIDERALCWILARAGLTNEGKLLHPQLVGEVAEKVQEYAEKRKKGEFKPRRENDILTAALGTPEHTGRARGISSKISWREAFPEYAASYRKHEKAKRTLEEAIDERVQKAINEAMKRMKETGCVPSEQHPGPMSPPLVPSSVGSVQSLGSGTKFPVDFIVEDTPCRLHIPINRSGTKTKQAAIGVVKPGLLCCNDSPVPPFYAVVQVLEIIDSGCEDWEIDYPVEGIMTLQQAKDSSIPMVQESIAPASHKTSETVISPLKKAVEEGDVDRIVPQNVDADIRKEAKVDTNVARPSTSKKIHQQIATDNVKKPTEVVTRYLERLKRVMTDQSKAESASCGVRTRSQLKDKLEVWEEDGMIHTRDSLRLQVDIPIYKKEDVPPKFVNGRPFLTTVQLSKLSAAEITMHEWMQYIDGKKKQLQTGFLDPLMISQARYKEVVRRHGEEYKDLDDDEFERASGTAMVFDSLRMEKDAYNDFLRILEKYDYFTLVITT, encoded by the exons ATGGACTTGACCGGTGTCTGTAACAAATCTAATGAAGACGCGACCAGACTCCATTGGCAGACatcaagcagttccagtgaaggCAGCGGGGAGGAGGATAGTTCTAGTGATGACAATCCTTCAACACCCATACCTCCGAGACAGAGAAAAACTTCAGATGAGCTTGATGCTGACTATATTCCCAACGAAGAGGAG GTCTCAAatgaagagaagaaagaggaggcaTGCTCTACAGGAAACACAGAGGAAGCTCCGGTGGCTGAATCATCTGTTTCACAGAAGCGGAAACGAGGGCCACGAGGTCCCAATCAGCTGAAGGCCGGTGCAGTCATGTACATAACAAAGCTCAATGCAGAGGGGTTTCCTGAAGAACCACTTGATGTGGTTACAAAGTTCCGAAATGCCTGTGGGGCTATTGTCAGAGATATAGTGCCAATCACACTTCAGAAGTGGAAGGATTTGGATGAGGACACCCGCAATAGGCTATGGACTAAGTTGTCAGAGTCATTCAGGGTCCCGAAAGGCACGGAGGATGCAGTAAGGAAGTCGATGCTCTCTGCTATGGCCAGGAGGTTTCGTGGGTGGAAGGTTGAGATGAATAGGGATTTTGTTAAGAAGAACAGGGTTCCTCCGCCGAAGAAAATGGGAAAAATCACACAAGCTCAGTGGGAGGAATTTGTTCGTCAGAAGACCGAACCGAAGGCCAAAGAGCTGAGCGAAACTAATTCTCAGAGAGCAAAGAAGAACAAACACCCCCATCGCCTCGGGTCAACCGGATATCTCCCTAAAGCAATGGAGTGGAACAGGATAATTGAGGAAGCTATGGCCAATGGCACTTTGGACCCATTATTAAAAGATATCGATGAGCGAGCTCTTTGTTGGATCTTAGCTCGTGCAGGTTTGACTAATGAGGGCAAACTGTTGCATCCACAATTGGTTGGTGAAGTTGCAGAAAAAGTTCAAGAATAtgcagaaaagagaaagaagggcGAGTTTAAGCCTCGGAGGGAGAATGACATACTAACTGCAGCACTTGGCACTCCTGAACACACTGGACGGGCTCGGGGAATCTCTTCTAAGATTTCCTGGAGAGAGGCATTTCCAGAGTATGCAGCGTCATACAGGAAACATGAGAAGGCGAAAAGGACCCTTGAAGAGGCTATTGATGAAAGGGTACAGAAGGCTATTAATGAAGCAATGAAGAGAATGAAGGAAACAGGATGTGTACCGAGTGAACAGCATCCAGGCCCCATGAGTCCACCTCTAGTCCCTAGCAGTGTAGGATCTGTGCAAAGCTTGGGATCGGGCACCAAGTTCCCTGTAGACTTCATTGTTGAGGACACGCCTTGCCGTCTTCATATTCCAATCAATCGATCTGGGACAAAAACAAAACAGGCTGCTATTGGTGTGGTAAAACCAGGACTGCTTTGCTGCAATGATAGTCCTGTTCCGCCATTCTATGCTGTGGTCCAAGTTCTAGAGATCATAGATAGTGGTTGTGAAGATTGGGAGATAGACTATCCAGTTGAGGGGATCATGACTTTGCAGCAAGCA AAAGATAGTTCAATCCCCATGGTGCAGGAAAGTATAGCACCGGCCTCCCACAAAACTAGTGAAACAGTCATATCACCTCTGAAGAAGGCAGTTGAGGAGGGGGATGTGGACAGAATTGTTCCTCAGAATGTTGATGCTGACATTAGAaaggaagcaaaggttgacaccaatgTTGCAAGGCCAAGtacttcaaagaaaattcatcaaCAAATAGCCACTGACAATGTCAAGAAACCGACAGAAGTTGTGACACGCTACTTGGAAAGGTTGAAGAGAGTTATGACAGATCAGTCAAAAGCAGAATCAGCATCTTGTGGAGTACGCACACGGTCCCAATTAAAAGACAAGCTCGAGGTATGGGAAGAAGATGGAATGATTCATACTCGAGATTCATTACGTCTTCAAGTCGATATCCCGATATACAAGAAGGAGGATGTTCCTCCTAAATTTGTGAATGGGAGGCCGTTCTTGACAACGGTGCAACTTTCTAAGTTGTCGGCTGCAGAGATTACAATGCATGAGTG GATGCAGTACATAGATGGTAAGAAGAAACAACTTCAGACAGGGTTTCTTGATCCATTGATGATATCCCAAGCTCGCTACAAAGAAGTTGTTCGGAGACATGGAGAAGAATACAAGgaccttgatgatgatgaatttgAGAGAGCA AGTGGTACAGCCATGGTCTTCGACTCGCTGAGAATGGAAAAGGATGCATATAATGACTTCTTGAGGATTTTAGAGAAGTATGACTATTTTACACTTGTAATTACAACTTAG
- the LOC112886138 gene encoding putative G-type lectin S-receptor-like serine/threonine-protein kinase At1g61610 isoform X2, translating to MFSLGAVIIIILTGRADYIRISNRSSQEFIDLTVKNWSKRLQQTFSGSPLELCCHQLKKCMEVAFRCVEEDRHERPGIVDVIYALNEIDDTIDWMEDGLWDKQDVEGGKTEGSRGMPWSGTSWFWGLRWWLSKELWNCLWVKIPLTELKVLECIVDGREDPSNLKLPLLELITKKFANELRIGNGGCGEVYKGVLQNKVIAVKKLHSSHTIEDKMFHQEVQSLIMVKHQNMVRFLGYCLHTEEKAMKMEGKIIMAQIRERLLCFDYMSKGSLENHLTGSQVIQ from the exons ATGTTCAGCTTGGGTGCTGTAATCATAATAATATTGACAGGACGGGCCGACTACATCAGAATTTCTAACAGATCTTCCCAAGAATTTATCGATTTG ACTGTAAAAAACTGGAGCAAAAGGCTGCAACAAACATTTAGTGGTTCTCCACTAGAACTATGCTGCCATCAATTAAAGAAATGCATGGAGGTAGCATTCAGATGCGTGGAGGAGGACAGACATGAAAGGCCTGGTATAGTCGATGTAATCTATGCTCTGAATGAGATTGATGATACTATTGATTGGATGGAAGATGGCCTTTGGGACAAG CAGGACGTCGAGGGCGGCAAAACGGAAGGCAGTCGTGGCATGCCATGGTCAGGAACTAGTTGGTTTTGGGGCCTACGATGGTG GTTGAGCAAAGAGTTGTGGAACTGTCTGTGGGTGAAGATTCCACTCACAG AACTCAAGGTCCTGGAGTGCATAGTTGATGGAAGGGAGGACCCAAGTAATCTAAAATTGCCACTTTTAGAGCTCATCACAAAGAAATTCGCTAATGAGCTGAGAATCGGTAATGGTGGGTGCGGAGAGGTGTATAAG GGCGTCTTGCAAAACAAGGTTATTGCTGTGAAGAAGCTTCACAGCAGCCATACGATTGAAGACAAGATGTTCCATCAGGAGGTTCAAAGCTTGATTATGGTTAAGCACCAAAATATGGTACGCTTTCTTGGCTACTGTTTGCATACAGAAGAAAAGGCAATGAAAATGGAAGGAAAAATTATTATGGCGCAGATACGGGAAAGATTGCTCTGTTTTGATTATATGAGCAAAGGGAGCCTCGAGAATCATCTCACTG GTTCCCAAGTTATCCAGTAG
- the LOC112886138 gene encoding uncharacterized protein LOC112886138 isoform X1, translated as MFSLGAVIIIILTGRADYIRISNRSSQEFIDLTVKNWSKRLQQTFSGSPLELCCHQLKKCMEVAFRCVEEDRHERPGIVDVIYALNEIDDTIDWMEDGLWDKQDVEGGKTEGSRGMPWSGTSWFWGLRWWLSKELWNCLWVKIPLTELKVLECIVDGREDPSNLKLPLLELITKKFANELRIGNGGCGEVYKSKQGVLQNKVIAVKKLHSSHTIEDKMFHQEVQSLIMVKHQNMVRFLGYCLHTEEKAMKMEGKIIMAQIRERLLCFDYMSKGSLENHLTGSQVIQ; from the exons ATGTTCAGCTTGGGTGCTGTAATCATAATAATATTGACAGGACGGGCCGACTACATCAGAATTTCTAACAGATCTTCCCAAGAATTTATCGATTTG ACTGTAAAAAACTGGAGCAAAAGGCTGCAACAAACATTTAGTGGTTCTCCACTAGAACTATGCTGCCATCAATTAAAGAAATGCATGGAGGTAGCATTCAGATGCGTGGAGGAGGACAGACATGAAAGGCCTGGTATAGTCGATGTAATCTATGCTCTGAATGAGATTGATGATACTATTGATTGGATGGAAGATGGCCTTTGGGACAAG CAGGACGTCGAGGGCGGCAAAACGGAAGGCAGTCGTGGCATGCCATGGTCAGGAACTAGTTGGTTTTGGGGCCTACGATGGTG GTTGAGCAAAGAGTTGTGGAACTGTCTGTGGGTGAAGATTCCACTCACAG AACTCAAGGTCCTGGAGTGCATAGTTGATGGAAGGGAGGACCCAAGTAATCTAAAATTGCCACTTTTAGAGCTCATCACAAAGAAATTCGCTAATGAGCTGAGAATCGGTAATGGTGGGTGCGGAGAGGTGTATAAG TCTAAACAGGGCGTCTTGCAAAACAAGGTTATTGCTGTGAAGAAGCTTCACAGCAGCCATACGATTGAAGACAAGATGTTCCATCAGGAGGTTCAAAGCTTGATTATGGTTAAGCACCAAAATATGGTACGCTTTCTTGGCTACTGTTTGCATACAGAAGAAAAGGCAATGAAAATGGAAGGAAAAATTATTATGGCGCAGATACGGGAAAGATTGCTCTGTTTTGATTATATGAGCAAAGGGAGCCTCGAGAATCATCTCACTG GTTCCCAAGTTATCCAGTAG
- the LOC112886138 gene encoding uncharacterized protein LOC112886138 isoform X3, whose product MFSLGAVIIIILTGRADYIRISNRSSQEFIDLTVKNWSKRLQQTFSGSPLELCCHQLKKCMEVAFRCVEEDRHERPGIVDVIYALNEIDDTIDWMEDGLWDKQDVEGGKTEGSRGMPWSGTSWFWGLRWWLSKELWNCLWVKIPLTELKVLECIVDGREDPSNLKLPLLELITKKFANELRIGNGGCGEVYKSKQGVLQNKVIAVKKLHSSHTIEDKMFHQEVQSLIMVKHQNMIRERLLCFDYMSKGSLENHLTGSQVIQ is encoded by the exons ATGTTCAGCTTGGGTGCTGTAATCATAATAATATTGACAGGACGGGCCGACTACATCAGAATTTCTAACAGATCTTCCCAAGAATTTATCGATTTG ACTGTAAAAAACTGGAGCAAAAGGCTGCAACAAACATTTAGTGGTTCTCCACTAGAACTATGCTGCCATCAATTAAAGAAATGCATGGAGGTAGCATTCAGATGCGTGGAGGAGGACAGACATGAAAGGCCTGGTATAGTCGATGTAATCTATGCTCTGAATGAGATTGATGATACTATTGATTGGATGGAAGATGGCCTTTGGGACAAG CAGGACGTCGAGGGCGGCAAAACGGAAGGCAGTCGTGGCATGCCATGGTCAGGAACTAGTTGGTTTTGGGGCCTACGATGGTG GTTGAGCAAAGAGTTGTGGAACTGTCTGTGGGTGAAGATTCCACTCACAG AACTCAAGGTCCTGGAGTGCATAGTTGATGGAAGGGAGGACCCAAGTAATCTAAAATTGCCACTTTTAGAGCTCATCACAAAGAAATTCGCTAATGAGCTGAGAATCGGTAATGGTGGGTGCGGAGAGGTGTATAAG TCTAAACAGGGCGTCTTGCAAAACAAGGTTATTGCTGTGAAGAAGCTTCACAGCAGCCATACGATTGAAGACAAGATGTTCCATCAGGAGGTTCAAAGCTTGATTATGGTTAAGCACCAAAATATG ATACGGGAAAGATTGCTCTGTTTTGATTATATGAGCAAAGGGAGCCTCGAGAATCATCTCACTG GTTCCCAAGTTATCCAGTAG